The DNA window CCGAACTGCGTTCTAATCCCACTGTTGGAATCGGTGCCATAATCTCAATAATCACTTCGCCATTATCCCAGCGGTTTAATTTAATTTTGTTATGCGTATTTGAACAACATACTGGCACAATCGGTACTTCCGCTTGAATTGCAGTATGGAATGCACCGGTTTTAAACGGTAATAAACCACGACCACGGCTACGCGTACCTTCAGCAAACATCCAAATACTCAAGTGACCTTTACGAATACGATCCGCTACCGCAGAAATAGTACCGACCGCTTTACTTTTGTTATTACGGTCAATCAAAATATTACCCGACAACCAATATACAAAACCAAAAATAGGTACCCAAACTAAGCTTTTCTTACCGACTGATACAGTCCCAGGTTGTACTGCTGCAGTCATGGTCATCAAATCAAAATTGTTTTGATGATTGCCAACAAATACATACGGACCACCATCATTCAAATCCGCAGGTTTCCGTACAATTAGTTTAATTCCCATAAGTCGCGCCAAACGAGAGAAGTTTCGCGCCACACATGCCACGTGTTTTGGATTTCTAGGTTGTAAGCTAAATCGCACTACACTCATGATCAATAAATAGATCATAAATAGCATGACCAAGACTAAACGACTAATTAATAACATTTGTAACCCTCTTTTAACATGGCAGCAGTATACCTAGCCGATACTCGGTGTACAAGCGTTAGCTGAATCATTCATCCACAACTTCTAACGTATCAACACGCTGTAACCCGCGTGGTAGCTTAAACCCACGACGTCCACGTTCACCTTTATAGTGTTCTAAATCAACAGGTTTCAAGGTTAACTTACGCTTTCCAGCATAAAGTGTTACCGACTTCCCTTCGGGAACTATAGTCAACATTTGCACAAATTCTTCACGACTTTTTACACGTGCTGACGGGATATTCATTAACTTATTCCCTTTGCCTTTCGATAATAACGGTAATGATGACAGAGGGAAAATCAACATCCGACCTTCGTTGGAGATAATTAAACAGTGATCAGTCGTTATATCAGTCACCGCGTGTGGCTCAATCACTAAACCGCCAACTGGCAAGGTTAAT is part of the Moritella viscosa genome and encodes:
- the plsC gene encoding 1-acyl-sn-glycerol-3-phosphate acyltransferase, coding for MLLISRLVLVMLFMIYLLIMSVVRFSLQPRNPKHVACVARNFSRLARLMGIKLIVRKPADLNDGGPYVFVGNHQNNFDLMTMTAAVQPGTVSVGKKSLVWVPIFGFVYWLSGNILIDRNNKSKAVGTISAVADRIRKGHLSIWMFAEGTRSRGRGLLPFKTGAFHTAIQAEVPIVPVCCSNTHNKIKLNRWDNGEVIIEIMAPIPTVGLERSSVRKLSTDVHAIMKKRIDELSVEARDA